From one Candidatus Hydrogenedentota bacterium genomic stretch:
- a CDS encoding cold-shock protein, with the protein MKSGKVKWFSDQKGYGFIAREEASDVFVHHSAIEMEGFRTLRQGEEVVYELKEGTKGPQAVLVKKAGEKE; encoded by the coding sequence TTCAGCGATCAGAAGGGCTACGGCTTCATCGCGCGCGAAGAAGCCAGTGACGTCTTCGTTCACCATAGCGCCATCGAGATGGAAGGCTTTCGGACGTTGCGCCAGGGCGAGGAAGTGGTTTACGAACTCAAGGAGGGCACGAAGGGGCCGCAGGCCGTGCTGGTTAAGAAGGCCGGCGAAAAAGAATAG
- a CDS encoding RHS repeat-associated core domain-containing protein: MAGTTDAMVKVLETTSSAVTTAGRRCAVAGYFTFASGTGNYLDDVVVLKLDGDTVETETQAIRLRRTANEMTSHTLDGATTSFAYDQFGRMTQKTRTGGYTGTYYYNYGDKLTKVASNFQGEGTVTYAYPPAADDQKRRSRAVTGGAMTKYRVDQGWGVVNEENSGGTLLSTYIHHPGRQIGTVLATSEGSTASSGTYAYYFQDAIGSTRSLWDEDGDRLGKYDYTPFGGKYGNTGEEITRKFTGHDWDNEARLYHTAYRQYSPDSGRWLTRDPLGMHDGPNVYAYVVNNPVSLWDADGRFFGGISGVAVGGAIGGELRGRNSSYSMAKFVQYMYFGILLGCALEAMVGGYLGPQGPSIRHCVVACRMKRCAGMLIGSGDFFFTVGNDTWELLQSITGLPFGRGWTFGNNDSREDTEAAVFGATMCGRDCDSCEDCCGAFYRHR, from the coding sequence GTGGCGGGCACCACCGACGCCATGGTCAAGGTGCTGGAGACCACTTCCTCCGCCGTGACCACGGCGGGTCGCAGATGCGCCGTGGCGGGTTACTTCACCTTTGCCTCGGGCACGGGGAACTACCTGGACGATGTGGTGGTGCTCAAACTCGATGGCGACACGGTGGAGACGGAAACCCAGGCTATCCGCCTTCGGCGGACTGCCAATGAAATGACCTCCCACACGTTGGACGGGGCCACCACAAGCTTCGCCTACGACCAGTTTGGGCGGATGACTCAGAAGACGCGCACGGGCGGCTACACCGGCACCTACTACTACAACTACGGCGACAAACTGACCAAGGTGGCGAGCAACTTCCAGGGCGAGGGTACGGTCACGTATGCCTATCCGCCTGCGGCGGACGACCAGAAACGCAGGTCAAGGGCGGTCACCGGCGGAGCCATGACAAAGTACCGCGTAGACCAAGGCTGGGGTGTAGTGAACGAGGAAAACAGCGGCGGCACTTTGCTGTCCACGTACATCCACCATCCCGGACGGCAAATAGGGACGGTGTTGGCAACTTCGGAGGGTAGCACAGCCTCATCTGGGACCTATGCCTACTATTTCCAGGATGCCATCGGCTCCACGCGAAGCCTGTGGGACGAGGACGGCGACCGCCTGGGCAAATACGACTACACCCCCTTCGGCGGGAAATATGGCAATACCGGCGAGGAGATCACCAGGAAGTTCACCGGTCACGACTGGGACAACGAGGCGCGGCTGTATCACACGGCGTATAGGCAGTACAGCCCGGATTCGGGACGCTGGCTGACCAGGGACCCGCTGGGGATGCATGACGGACCTAATGTGTATGCGTATGTGGTGAATAATCCAGTGAGCTTATGGGATGCGGACGGCCGCTTCTTTGGTGGCATTTCGGGCGTTGCTGTAGGGGGTGCCATTGGTGGAGAACTGAGGGGACGAAACAGCTCGTATAGTATGGCAAAGTTTGTCCAGTATATGTATTTTGGTATCCTGCTCGGGTGCGCCTTGGAAGCGATGGTTGGCGGTTATTTGGGACCGCAAGGTCCCTCAATACGACACTGCGTAGTTGCATGTAGAATGAAAAGGTGCGCTGGAATGCTAATTGGAAGTGGGGACTTTTTCTTCACTGTTGGTAACGACACATGGGAACTGTTGCAGTCAATTACTGGTTTACCTTTCGGTCGCGGCTGGACGTTTGGAAACAATGATTCACGGGAAGATACGGAAGCCGCTGTATTCGGTGCAACGATGTGCGGCAGAGATTGTGATTCTTGCGAAGATTGCTGTGGCGCTTTCTATAGACATCGTTAA